The genomic interval GGCGCCCGATGCCGAACGCGGCGGTCATGTCGGTGGCGGTGGGGCCGGGCTCGACGGCGTTGAACTTGATGCCCGGCTCCCGCTTGGCGTACTGCACAGTCAGCATGGTGGCGGCCGCCTTGGATGCCGCGTACAGCGGAAGGACCAGGCCGTGCTCGACCCGCTCGGGATTGGTCACCGCCCAGAACGAGCCCATGCTGCTCGACACGGTGACCACGGTGGGATTGCCGGACTTGCGCAGCAGGGGAAGCGCGGCCTCGGTCACCCGGACGATGCCCACGGCGTTGGTGTCGAACGCGCGCAGGGCGGCCGGACCGGTGACCTCGTCGGCGGCGAGGATGCCCGCGTTGTGCACGAGCACGTCGAGCCGGCCCTCGGCCGCGCCGATCGTCGCCAGGGCGGCGCGCACCGAGTCGTCGTCGGTCACGTCCAGCTGGACGAAACGGGCGCCGAGCTCGGCGGCGGCTTTCTCACCCCGTACGGTGTCCCGGGCGCCGACATAGACGGTGTGCCCCAGTTCCTGCAGCTGCTTGGCGGTCTCGAAGCCGATGCCCTTGTTGGCGCCGGTGATCAGTGTGACGGTCATGGGACGAACGGTAGGCACGGTCGCCGGCCGCACCCAGAGCCCTGCTCAGCCTGGGGTGTGGCAGGACCCCCTCTGTTCGCGGGCGCCCGGCCTACGCTGGATCGATGAGCGACTCGACCAACCTGCTCGGCGCTTTCCTTCGGGCCCGGCGCGAGCTGGTGACACCCGAGCAGGCGGGCATCCCCGACGTGGGGGTCCGGCGGGTGCCGGGGCTGCGGCGCGAAGAGGTCGCCATGCTCGCGGGCATCAGCGCCGACTACTACCTGCGGCTGGAACGCGGGCGTGACCGCCGCCCGTCGGTGCAGGTGCTGGAGTCGATCGCCCGGGTGCTGCGCCTCGACGACGACCACTGGGCACACCTGCTTTCCCTGGTCGCCGACGGGAGCAAGCGGCGCCGCCGGAAGCCCCGCAAGGAGGTGCCGCCACCCGGCATCCTCAAGCTGGTCGGCTCCCTGGCGCAGCCGGCCTTCCTCGAGGACAGGTACTTCGACATCGTCGCC from Paractinoplanes brasiliensis carries:
- a CDS encoding SDR family NAD(P)-dependent oxidoreductase, yielding MTVTLITGANKGIGFETAKQLQELGHTVYVGARDTVRGEKAAAELGARFVQLDVTDDDSVRAALATIGAAEGRLDVLVHNAGILAADEVTGPAALRAFDTNAVGIVRVTEAALPLLRKSGNPTVVTVSSSMGSFWAVTNPERVEHGLVLPLYAASKAAATMLTVQYAKREPGIKFNAVEPGPTATDMTAAFGIGRPPQESARTVVRLATLDAGGPTGTLTDEDGTLPF